The following coding sequences lie in one Streptomyces venezuelae genomic window:
- a CDS encoding non-ribosomal peptide synthetase — protein sequence MSTASVSSDGLLPLTGAQLGIWNAQRLEPDSPYYVVGDVVEISGGEPVDVDALVEAVRATTEEAETLRLRVYDTPEGPRQTVSQDPVAAPEVIDVSGDPDPVAAAHALVDAERARMGAACRGMVDRPLYARTVIKLSDREVWYTQLGHHLIFDGYTAAMLARRTAAHYTALVNGTEPRTSTFGGFAALVEADRAYRESDRFAEDRAYWVERFTPLPELDHDTDAGASGGAPDSTLTARAALTPEETAALRAFADAEGVTWGEALIACYAAFLHRTLGRTDVVFALPLMCRTGSVELRTPAMAVNVLPLRVTVQPGDGLGELSRRVATAMKEMRDHQRYRGEDLPRDLGVPGAGALLHGRGINLKAFDLALDFAGASGVMRNVAGGPPEDMGLSVLPARDGGLLLGFEVDARSQDQASVDGLLSGLRALLAGLIGGRTVGRTPLAGSAQDTERLLASWCPPALPGAPADIPAAFDAMVAADPDQTALVCGDERLTAAGLADRVHRIARALRARGIGADDVVALALPRSADSVVALLAVLDAGAAFLPLDTAYPTERLRGLIDDTRPALVLTAADDIDGVPWSTLLDEAATQSGAPLATGELAAPRHPEHLAYVIHTSGSTGRPKGVLGRTGGLAALLYHQRSTVVAEAEGAAGRQLHVSHTYSFAFDSAFDHLIWLLCGHRLHVYDTETARDADALLAAYARDAIDIVDTTPSMAAPLIDGGLLDRRPTLLVLGGEATPPALWRRVADSGITARNMYGPTEATVDATTARIDGGEPTIGHPLAGTRVYVLDSALQPVSHGRAGELYLAGPHLARGYLGRPGATADRFVADPFGPPGARMYRTGDLARWIPGRGLTYLGRGDGQVKIRGHRVETGEVEAALGAVPGVTAAAATVRSSRLIGYVASTTVTGEAVRAELAARLPEHMVPAAVVVLDELPVTTNGKLDRAALPAPASSGGGRAASTERERLLCAVLADVFEVERVGVDDDFFSLGGDSITAITISSRLRAKGLELRPRDLLARRSFAALAASATLVEDVAGPVDEPTGPVPAPPIVRGLLDPHPDVDTVAGYAQWTALHIDDHLTHGDLVAGVQAVLDHHDALRLRVDDGLDVLPRGAVRAVVDEVHAEDEVHAEDESHGEGDVTALAERLATQLDPRTGDLVRAALLRTGDDTSDRLVIVVHHLAMDGVSWRILLPDLHTACTGAALEPVGTSWRRHATLLAEQGASGARRPELDHWRAALGSASRVGARPLDQKRDTVATARRSVTVASPEVTEALLTTLPAAYRAGVDEVLLAALVIALREGGPVDDDAVTVTMEGHGREHLDLSRTVGWFTGEYPVRVPLACGVDGVGEVLRAAKEARRGVPDAGVGYGVLRHLDPEAGAELGSVAPPDVLLNYLGRFGSLPGTGWRLPERDAFSVIEPDAKALEQVLALNCFVHEEGAPRLAVEWTAASEVLGAEAVAGLQSAWTAALDALAEHARHTSGGLTPSDLPLVDLDQHTIDALERTGRVADVLPATPLQVGLSFHTLVRDDHEADVYVVQAVTTLVGEVRPDVMAEAARELLRRHPALRVYLGTAGDDVVQVIPADVHLDWREDDRFPEAAREDMERPFDPARPPLIRFLLSRVGPDEHKLVITNHHALLDGWSMPIVGRTLLALYAELTGGPAAPVAPPLSEYFRWLADRDHEASACAWRDALAGVDDATRLAPASTGTTVERPGRESVTLDREFSDRLRTFAREQGVTLTTVVQTAWGLLLGKLTGRRDVVFGCPVSGRPAEVAGVESMIGQLGTTIPVRVRHTQDQTASDILAHVHAESVALAEHHHVGLPGIQRAVGIGELFDTMLVMENFPLSSRKRTPLAPGLDLTGVDITDATHYALTVIVIPDDEITIGLGYQPRAFDAHTVRDYGRWLHHLLREIVADPARPAVRLSALDADERERILRTGTEIVPAKARGHWLDEFAAQVRRKPAAEALVCRDRSLSYTELDREANRVAHALIARGVRPQDPVAVLLGRDIEMTVALFGVAKAGAVYVPMDASYPRERLAYMFDDIAPAAVVSTGAALPVDRDIPVLRLDDPATLAAAPDTDPAEARARLTEDALAYVIYTSGTTGRPKGVGVTHRGVPDLIALQEEVVGVTEHDRYLHFASTSFDVAFWQTMVPLLSGGTSVIAPEEVRVPGDELLDYIVEHRVTGVNLLPSFLAAMPDDRTVDPDVFFVVGAERLDPELARRWGRGRRALFNAYGPTEVTINSVTWHYDPDDEGPLPIGLPDPNVRAYVLDGGLQPVGVGVTGELYLAGPSLARGYLGRPGLTSERFVADPFGPPGERMYRTGDLVRWRPDGQLVFLGRVDHQVKVRGFRVELGEIESTLTAHPDVRACAVIVREGRLVGYVIPTDGADLDTARVREFLAGELPDHMVPTALVPIDRLPLSPSGKLDPTALPAPETVTAARRDPATEAEAVLLGVFRDVLGTDAVGPDDDFFAIGGDSIVSLQVVSRARRRGLGLTARDVFEGVTVAGIAARARTLDEGDAPATGDAPLTPIMRDLLRRAGTAADGFCQWVEICVPPGGDAGEWQTVLDALLARHDVLRARLGADVLHIPQTGAVTGADILTVVRAADGDLRTLVDACVTGIRDAMDPRTGPLLRALWVDAGPDRPGRLVLVAHHLVADGVSWRILLDDVRHAHAGGDLARHGQSFLGWAQSLRDADRREELPHWQRMTATPALTEPLDPARDTVATARHHEIHLDTDATRALITTLPAAHRTTPDAVLLTALARAVRAWRGTPQILVALESHGRPRHVDLSQTVGWFTAVHPVRLDADDDVQTVKERLRAQGDGLGHGILTSAGLLDPVTPEIAWNYLGQFPGAPTDETPWQPSPDADPLGSGGTDDLPLPHSLMVNALVRDDALGVRLTWPAALFTAAEAEELAECLRTALLELAAAPEISALDGGRTVAGIQPLTPLQEVMLRHSRTEHPDPYTVQSAFTLEGPLDLDALRAAGADLMDRHPNLGAVFPADLAVLPTSPRPDFRVVEGPADEALAADLAEPFDLAEGPLLRLTVIRDGADRSHLVMTSHHVLSDGWSAPRILTELFDLYTARTRGAAPDLPAPVPFGDYLRWRADHEPDLGLWTAELAGLPEGDYLSEGEPGPAWQEPTLITFDADLVDALTRLGARRGLTRNTLIQGAWSVLLARHSGRTDVCFGAMVACRPPELAGVEEIVGLLANTVPVRARLAGTLAETLAGLQAGQRALVEHHHVALTDLERLTGRRRLFDSMVVFENYPVDPDRLREPAPGLTVIGTRFRESTHHPVTLTVMPDGDGWTGVLAHRAGVRADGLAGELLDVLRTLDEHLDRDVRDLLEGR from the coding sequence TTGAGCACCGCAAGCGTCTCCTCGGACGGCCTGCTGCCCCTGACCGGCGCCCAGTTGGGCATCTGGAACGCGCAGCGCCTGGAACCGGACTCGCCGTACTACGTGGTCGGCGACGTCGTCGAGATATCCGGCGGCGAACCCGTGGACGTCGACGCGCTCGTCGAGGCCGTCCGGGCCACCACCGAGGAAGCCGAGACGCTGCGGCTGCGCGTGTACGACACCCCGGAAGGTCCGCGCCAGACCGTTTCCCAGGACCCCGTCGCCGCGCCCGAGGTGATCGACGTCAGCGGCGACCCCGACCCGGTGGCCGCCGCCCACGCCCTCGTCGACGCCGAACGGGCCCGGATGGGCGCCGCCTGCCGGGGCATGGTGGACCGGCCGCTGTACGCACGTACCGTCATCAAGCTCTCCGACCGCGAGGTCTGGTACACCCAGCTCGGCCACCACCTGATCTTCGACGGCTACACCGCCGCGATGCTCGCCCGCCGCACCGCCGCCCACTACACCGCCCTCGTCAACGGCACCGAGCCCCGCACGTCGACGTTCGGCGGGTTCGCCGCCCTCGTCGAGGCCGACCGCGCCTACCGCGAGAGCGACCGCTTCGCCGAGGACCGCGCGTACTGGGTCGAGCGGTTCACGCCGCTCCCCGAACTCGACCACGACACCGACGCTGGTGCGAGCGGCGGCGCGCCCGACAGCACGCTGACCGCCCGCGCCGCCCTCACCCCCGAGGAGACCGCCGCGCTCCGCGCCTTCGCCGACGCCGAAGGCGTCACCTGGGGCGAAGCCCTCATCGCCTGCTACGCCGCGTTCCTGCACCGCACGCTGGGCCGCACCGACGTCGTCTTCGCCCTGCCGCTCATGTGCCGCACGGGCTCGGTCGAGCTGCGCACCCCCGCCATGGCGGTCAACGTCCTTCCGCTGCGCGTCACCGTGCAACCCGGGGACGGGCTGGGCGAGTTGAGCCGCCGCGTCGCCACCGCCATGAAGGAGATGCGCGACCACCAGCGCTACCGCGGCGAGGACCTGCCCCGGGACCTCGGCGTGCCCGGCGCGGGCGCGCTCCTGCACGGCCGCGGCATCAACCTCAAGGCCTTCGACCTCGCCCTCGACTTCGCCGGTGCCAGTGGCGTGATGCGCAACGTCGCGGGCGGCCCGCCCGAGGACATGGGCCTGAGCGTCCTGCCGGCCCGCGACGGGGGACTGCTGCTCGGCTTCGAGGTGGACGCCAGGTCCCAGGACCAGGCCTCCGTGGACGGGCTCCTCTCCGGCCTGCGCGCTCTGCTCGCCGGGCTGATCGGCGGCCGGACCGTCGGCCGGACCCCGCTCGCCGGAAGTGCGCAGGACACCGAGCGCCTCCTCGCGTCCTGGTGCCCGCCCGCCCTGCCCGGCGCACCCGCCGACATCCCGGCCGCCTTCGACGCCATGGTCGCCGCCGACCCCGACCAAACCGCCCTGGTGTGCGGCGACGAGCGGCTGACCGCGGCCGGACTGGCCGACCGCGTCCACCGGATCGCCCGAGCCCTGCGCGCCCGGGGCATCGGCGCCGATGATGTCGTCGCCCTCGCGCTGCCCCGCTCCGCCGACTCGGTCGTCGCCCTCCTCGCCGTACTCGACGCGGGCGCCGCCTTCCTGCCCCTGGACACCGCGTACCCCACCGAGCGGCTGCGCGGCCTCATCGACGACACCCGCCCCGCGCTGGTGCTCACCGCCGCCGACGACATCGACGGAGTGCCCTGGAGCACGCTGCTCGACGAGGCCGCCACCCAGTCCGGCGCGCCCCTGGCCACCGGTGAACTGGCCGCGCCCCGCCACCCCGAACACCTCGCCTACGTCATCCACACCTCCGGATCGACCGGCCGGCCCAAGGGCGTGCTCGGCCGGACCGGCGGTCTCGCCGCGCTTCTGTACCACCAGCGCTCGACCGTCGTCGCCGAGGCCGAGGGTGCCGCGGGCAGGCAACTGCACGTCTCGCACACCTACTCGTTCGCCTTCGACTCCGCGTTCGACCACCTGATCTGGCTGCTGTGCGGGCACCGCCTGCACGTGTACGACACCGAGACCGCCCGCGACGCCGACGCGCTCCTCGCCGCGTACGCCCGCGACGCCATCGACATCGTCGACACCACGCCGTCCATGGCCGCGCCGCTGATCGACGGCGGCCTCCTCGACCGCAGGCCCACACTCCTCGTCCTCGGCGGCGAGGCCACCCCGCCCGCGCTGTGGCGGCGCGTCGCCGACTCCGGCATCACCGCACGCAACATGTACGGCCCCACCGAGGCCACCGTCGACGCCACCACCGCCCGCATCGACGGCGGCGAGCCGACCATCGGCCACCCCCTCGCGGGCACCCGCGTCTACGTCCTGGACAGCGCGCTGCAGCCCGTCTCGCACGGCCGCGCCGGCGAGCTGTACCTGGCGGGCCCGCACCTCGCCCGCGGCTACCTCGGCAGGCCCGGCGCGACCGCCGACCGGTTCGTCGCCGACCCCTTCGGCCCGCCCGGCGCGCGCATGTACCGCACCGGCGACCTCGCCCGCTGGATACCGGGCCGCGGCCTCACCTACCTCGGCCGCGGCGACGGACAGGTCAAGATCCGCGGCCACCGCGTGGAGACCGGCGAGGTCGAGGCCGCGCTCGGCGCCGTCCCCGGCGTCACCGCGGCCGCCGCCACCGTCCGCTCCTCCCGCCTCATCGGCTACGTCGCGTCCACCACCGTCACCGGCGAAGCGGTCCGCGCCGAACTCGCCGCGCGGCTGCCCGAACACATGGTGCCCGCGGCCGTGGTGGTCCTCGACGAACTGCCCGTCACCACCAACGGCAAGCTCGACCGGGCCGCGCTGCCCGCCCCCGCCTCCTCCGGCGGCGGCCGCGCGGCGAGCACCGAGCGGGAACGGCTGCTCTGCGCCGTCCTCGCCGACGTCTTCGAGGTCGAACGGGTCGGCGTCGACGACGACTTCTTCTCCCTCGGCGGCGACAGCATCACCGCGATCACCATCAGCAGCCGCCTGCGGGCCAAGGGCCTCGAACTGCGGCCGCGGGACCTCCTGGCCCGCCGCAGCTTCGCCGCGCTCGCCGCCTCCGCCACCCTCGTGGAAGACGTCGCCGGGCCGGTGGACGAGCCGACCGGGCCCGTGCCCGCCCCGCCCATCGTGCGCGGCCTCCTCGACCCGCACCCGGACGTGGACACCGTCGCCGGGTACGCCCAGTGGACCGCCCTGCACATCGACGACCACCTCACCCACGGAGACCTCGTCGCGGGCGTCCAGGCGGTCCTCGACCACCACGACGCGCTGCGGCTGCGCGTGGACGACGGACTCGACGTGCTGCCCCGCGGCGCCGTGCGCGCCGTCGTCGACGAGGTCCACGCCGAAGACGAGGTCCACGCCGAGGACGAGAGCCACGGAGAGGGCGACGTCACCGCGCTCGCCGAACGCCTCGCCACGCAACTCGACCCCCGTACAGGAGACTTGGTGCGGGCCGCGCTGCTCCGTACCGGCGACGACACGTCGGACCGGCTCGTCATCGTCGTCCACCACCTCGCCATGGACGGCGTGTCCTGGCGCATCCTCCTGCCCGACCTGCACACCGCCTGCACGGGTGCCGCACTCGAACCCGTCGGCACGTCATGGCGCCGCCACGCCACGCTCCTCGCCGAGCAGGGCGCGTCCGGTGCCCGTCGCCCCGAACTCGACCACTGGCGCGCCGCCCTCGGCTCCGCGTCCCGCGTCGGCGCCCGCCCCCTCGACCAGAAGCGCGACACGGTCGCGACCGCCCGCCGGTCCGTCACCGTCGCCTCGCCCGAGGTCACCGAGGCGCTGCTCACCACGCTGCCCGCGGCCTACCGCGCCGGGGTCGACGAAGTGCTGCTCGCCGCACTGGTGATCGCCCTGCGGGAAGGGGGGCCGGTCGACGACGACGCGGTGACCGTCACCATGGAGGGCCACGGCCGGGAACACCTCGACCTGTCGCGCACGGTCGGCTGGTTCACCGGCGAGTACCCGGTCCGCGTCCCCCTGGCCTGCGGCGTGGACGGCGTGGGGGAGGTGCTGCGCGCGGCCAAGGAGGCCCGGCGAGGCGTCCCCGACGCGGGGGTCGGCTACGGAGTCCTGCGCCACCTCGACCCGGAGGCGGGCGCCGAACTGGGCTCCGTCGCGCCGCCCGACGTTCTGCTGAACTACCTGGGCCGCTTCGGCTCGCTGCCCGGCACCGGCTGGCGGCTGCCCGAGCGCGACGCGTTCTCCGTCATCGAGCCCGACGCCAAGGCACTCGAACAGGTCCTCGCCCTCAACTGCTTCGTCCACGAGGAGGGCGCGCCCCGGCTCGCCGTCGAGTGGACGGCCGCGTCCGAGGTGCTCGGCGCCGAAGCGGTGGCGGGTCTGCAGAGCGCTTGGACGGCCGCCCTTGACGCGCTCGCCGAGCACGCGCGCCACACCTCCGGCGGGCTCACCCCGTCGGACCTGCCGCTGGTCGACCTCGACCAGCACACCATCGACGCCCTCGAACGCACCGGCCGTGTCGCCGACGTCCTGCCCGCCACCCCGCTGCAGGTCGGCCTCTCCTTCCACACCCTCGTCCGCGACGACCACGAAGCCGACGTCTACGTCGTGCAGGCCGTGACGACGCTCGTCGGCGAGGTACGGCCCGACGTGATGGCCGAGGCGGCACGCGAACTCCTGCGCCGCCACCCCGCGTTGCGCGTGTACCTGGGCACGGCGGGCGACGACGTGGTGCAGGTGATCCCCGCCGACGTCCACCTCGACTGGCGCGAGGACGACCGGTTCCCCGAGGCCGCCCGCGAGGACATGGAGCGCCCCTTCGACCCGGCCCGCCCGCCGCTCATCCGCTTCCTGCTGTCCCGCGTCGGACCCGACGAGCACAAGCTCGTCATCACCAACCACCACGCGCTGCTCGACGGCTGGTCCATGCCGATCGTCGGCCGCACCCTCCTCGCCCTCTACGCCGAGCTGACCGGCGGCCCCGCCGCCCCCGTCGCCCCGCCGCTCTCCGAGTACTTCCGATGGCTCGCCGACCGCGACCACGAGGCGTCGGCCTGCGCCTGGCGGGACGCGCTCGCCGGCGTCGACGACGCGACCCGCCTCGCCCCCGCGAGCACCGGCACAACCGTCGAGCGGCCGGGACGCGAAAGCGTCACGCTGGACCGCGAGTTCAGCGACCGGCTGCGCACCTTCGCCCGCGAACAGGGCGTCACCCTCACCACCGTCGTCCAGACCGCGTGGGGCCTGCTCCTCGGCAAGCTCACCGGGCGCCGCGACGTCGTCTTCGGCTGCCCCGTGTCGGGCCGTCCCGCCGAGGTCGCGGGCGTGGAGTCGATGATCGGCCAGCTCGGCACCACCATCCCGGTGCGTGTGCGGCACACCCAGGACCAGACCGCGAGCGACATCCTGGCGCACGTGCACGCCGAGAGCGTCGCGCTCGCCGAGCACCACCACGTCGGTCTGCCCGGCATCCAGCGGGCGGTCGGCATCGGTGAACTCTTCGACACCATGCTGGTGATGGAGAACTTCCCGCTGTCCAGCAGGAAGCGCACCCCGCTCGCCCCCGGACTCGACCTGACGGGCGTCGACATCACCGACGCCACGCACTACGCGCTGACCGTCATCGTCATCCCCGACGACGAGATCACCATCGGCCTCGGCTACCAGCCGCGCGCCTTCGACGCCCACACCGTCCGCGACTACGGCCGCTGGCTGCACCATCTCCTGCGCGAGATCGTCGCCGACCCGGCACGCCCCGCCGTGCGGCTGTCCGCCCTCGATGCCGACGAGCGCGAGCGGATCCTGCGCACCGGCACCGAGATCGTCCCCGCCAAGGCCCGCGGCCACTGGCTCGACGAGTTCGCCGCCCAGGTGCGCCGCAAGCCCGCCGCCGAAGCCCTCGTCTGCCGCGACCGCAGCCTCAGCTACACCGAGCTCGACCGCGAGGCCAACCGCGTCGCCCACGCGCTGATCGCCCGCGGGGTGCGCCCGCAGGACCCGGTCGCCGTGCTGCTCGGCCGCGACATCGAGATGACCGTGGCGCTGTTCGGCGTGGCCAAGGCGGGCGCGGTGTACGTGCCGATGGACGCGAGCTACCCCCGGGAGCGGCTTGCGTACATGTTCGACGACATCGCCCCGGCCGCCGTCGTGTCGACCGGCGCCGCACTGCCCGTCGACCGCGACATCCCCGTCCTGCGCCTCGACGACCCCGCTACGCTCGCCGCCGCGCCGGACACCGATCCGGCCGAGGCCCGCGCCCGGCTCACCGAGGACGCACTCGCGTACGTCATCTACACCTCCGGAACCACCGGGCGCCCCAAGGGCGTCGGCGTGACCCACCGGGGCGTGCCCGACCTGATCGCGCTGCAGGAGGAGGTCGTCGGCGTCACCGAGCACGACCGGTACCTGCACTTCGCGTCGACCAGCTTCGACGTCGCGTTCTGGCAGACGATGGTGCCGCTCCTCTCCGGCGGCACGTCCGTCATCGCCCCCGAGGAGGTGCGCGTCCCCGGCGACGAACTGCTCGACTACATCGTCGAGCACCGGGTCACGGGCGTGAACCTGCTGCCGTCGTTCCTCGCCGCGATGCCCGACGACCGGACCGTCGACCCCGATGTGTTCTTCGTCGTCGGCGCCGAACGCCTCGACCCCGAACTGGCGCGGCGCTGGGGCCGGGGACGGCGGGCGCTCTTCAACGCGTACGGCCCGACCGAGGTCACGATCAACTCCGTGACCTGGCACTACGACCCGGACGACGAGGGGCCGCTGCCCATCGGTCTGCCCGACCCGAACGTCCGGGCGTACGTCCTCGACGGCGGCCTCCAGCCGGTCGGCGTCGGCGTGACCGGTGAGCTGTACCTCGCGGGGCCCAGCCTGGCCCGCGGCTACCTGGGGCGTCCAGGACTCACCTCCGAGCGGTTCGTCGCCGACCCCTTCGGGCCGCCCGGCGAGCGCATGTACCGCACCGGCGACCTGGTGCGGTGGCGGCCCGACGGACAGCTCGTGTTCCTGGGCCGCGTCGACCACCAGGTCAAGGTCCGTGGTTTCCGCGTCGAACTCGGCGAGATCGAGTCCACGCTCACCGCGCACCCCGACGTCCGCGCCTGCGCCGTCATCGTGCGCGAAGGGCGGCTCGTCGGCTACGTCATCCCGACCGACGGCGCCGACCTGGACACCGCCCGCGTACGGGAATTCCTGGCCGGGGAACTGCCCGACCACATGGTCCCGACCGCGCTCGTGCCCATCGACCGGCTGCCGCTGAGCCCCAGCGGCAAGCTCGACCCGACCGCGCTGCCCGCCCCAGAGACCGTGACCGCCGCCCGCCGCGACCCCGCCACCGAGGCCGAGGCGGTCCTGCTCGGCGTCTTCCGCGACGTCCTCGGCACCGACGCCGTCGGCCCCGACGACGACTTCTTCGCCATCGGCGGCGACAGCATCGTGTCGCTGCAGGTCGTCTCCCGTGCCCGCCGCCGGGGACTCGGCCTGACCGCGCGCGACGTCTTCGAGGGAGTGACGGTCGCCGGCATCGCGGCCCGCGCCCGCACCCTCGACGAGGGCGACGCGCCCGCCACCGGCGACGCGCCGCTCACCCCGATCATGCGCGACCTGCTGCGCCGCGCCGGCACCGCCGCCGACGGCTTCTGCCAGTGGGTGGAGATCTGCGTCCCGCCGGGCGGCGACGCGGGGGAGTGGCAGACCGTACTCGACGCGCTGCTCGCCCGGCACGACGTGCTGCGGGCCCGCCTCGGCGCGGACGTCCTGCACATCCCGCAGACCGGCGCGGTCACCGGCGCCGACATCCTCACCGTCGTCCGCGCCGCCGACGGCGACCTGCGCACCCTCGTCGACGCCTGCGTCACCGGCATCCGCGACGCGATGGACCCGCGCACAGGACCGCTGCTGCGCGCCCTGTGGGTGGACGCCGGACCCGACAGGCCCGGCAGGCTCGTCCTCGTCGCCCACCACCTGGTCGCCGACGGCGTGTCCTGGCGCATCCTCCTGGACGACGTCCGACACGCCCACGCAGGTGGCGACTTGGCACGGCACGGACAGTCCTTCCTCGGCTGGGCGCAGTCCCTGCGCGACGCCGACCGCCGGGAGGAACTCCCGCACTGGCAGCGGATGACCGCCACTCCCGCCCTCACCGAACCGCTCGACCCCGCCAGGGACACCGTCGCCACCGCACGCCACCACGAGATCCACCTCGACACCGACGCGACCCGCGCACTGATCACGACCCTGCCCGCCGCCCACCGCACCACCCCGGACGCCGTGCTGCTTACGGCGCTCGCCCGTGCCGTCCGGGCCTGGCGCGGCACCCCGCAGATCCTCGTCGCGCTGGAGAGCCACGGCCGCCCGCGGCACGTCGACCTCTCCCAGACCGTCGGCTGGTTCACCGCAGTGCACCCCGTGCGCCTCGACGCGGACGACGACGTACAGACGGTCAAGGAGCGGCTGCGCGCCCAGGGCGACGGGCTCGGCCACGGCATCCTCACCTCCGCGGGTCTCCTCGACCCGGTCACGCCGGAGATCGCCTGGAACTACCTCGGCCAGTTCCCCGGCGCCCCCACCGACGAGACACCGTGGCAGCCGTCCCCCGACGCCGACCCGCTCGGCTCCGGCGGCACCGACGACCTGCCCCTGCCGCACAGCCTGATGGTCAACGCCCTCGTGCGCGACGACGCGCTCGGGGTCCGCCTCACCTGGCCCGCCGCCCTGTTCACCGCCGCGGAGGCGGAGGAGCTCGCCGAGTGCCTGCGCACGGCCCTCCTCGAACTCGCCGCCGCACCGGAGATCAGCGCACTCGACGGCGGCAGGACCGTCGCCGGGATCCAGCCGCTGACCCCGCTCCAGGAAGTGATGCTCCGGCACTCGCGCACCGAACACCCCGACCCGTACACCGTGCAGTCGGCGTTCACCCTCGAAGGGCCGCTCGACCTCGACGCCCTCCGCGCGGCCGGCGCCGACCTGATGGACCGTCACCCGAACCTCGGGGCCGTGTTCCCCGCCGACCTCGCGGTGCTCCCCACGTCGCCGCGGCCGGACTTCCGCGTCGTCGAAGGACCCGCCGACGAGGCGCTCGCCGCCGACCTCGCCGAACCGTTCGACCTCGCCGAGGGCCCGCTCCTGCGCCTGACCGTTATCCGCGACGGCGCCGACCGGTCCCACCTCGTCATGACCAGCCACCACGTCCTCTCCGACGGCTGGTCCGCCCCGCGCATCCTCACCGAACTGTTCGACCTCTACACGGCCCGCACCCGCGGCGCCGCCCCCGACCTGCCCGCCCCCGTGCCGTTCGGCGACTACCTGCGCTGGCGCGCCGACCACGAACCCGACCTCGGCCTCTGGACCGCCGAACTGGCCGGGCTGCCCGAGGGCGACTACCTGAGCGAGGGCGAACCGGGCCCCGCCTGGCAGGAACCCACCCTCATCACGTTCGACGCTGACCTCGTCGATGCCCTCACCCGCCTCGGCGCGCGCCGCGGCCTCACCCGCAACACACTCATCCAGGGCGCCTGGTCGGTGCTGCTCGCACGGCACTCGGGCCGTACGGACGTCTGCTTCGGCGCGATGGTCGCCTGCCGTCCCCCGGAGCTCGCGGGCGTCGAGGAGATCGTCGGCCTCCTCGCCAACACCGTCCCGGTCCGCGCTCGGCTCGCGGGCACCCTCGCCGAGACGCTCGCCGGACTCCAGGCCGGGCAGCGCGCACTGGTCGAGCACCACCACGTCGCCCTGACCGACCTGGAGCGGCTGACCGGGCGGCGCAGGCTCTTCGACAGCATGGTCGTCTTCGAGAACTACCCGGTCGACCCCGACCGGCTCCGCGAGCCGGCTCCCGGGCTCACGGTGATCGGCACCCGCTTCCGCGAGTCCACGCACCACCCGGTGACCCTGACGGTCATGCCGGACGGCGACGGCTGGACCGGCGTGCTCGCCCACCGCGCCGGGGTGCGCGCCGACGGACTCGCCGGCGAACTCCTCGACGTCCTCCGCACCCTGGACGAGCACCTCGACCGCGACGTCCGCGACCTCCTGGAGGGCCGATGA
- a CDS encoding ABC transporter ATP-binding protein: protein MTARLTARDITLRYGDRVVSTRLNLDVPDGAFTAIVGPNACGKSTLLRSLVRLLRPHEGHVEFDGREVGGYPAKALAKQLGFLPQDPLAPEDIKVRQLVARGRFPHQSLLALRSPDDDAAIDEAMVAAGVEDLGDRPAQQLSGGQRQRVWMAMVLAQETPYLLLDEPTSFLDITHQYQLLGLLARLRDEGRTVIAVLHDINQACRFADHLVAMKDGRVVAEGDPGDIVDAALIKDVFDLPSVIVPDPVTATPMVVPTLQGE from the coding sequence GTGACCGCACGCCTGACCGCGCGGGACATCACCCTGCGCTACGGAGACCGGGTGGTCTCCACCCGGCTGAACCTGGACGTCCCCGACGGCGCGTTCACCGCCATCGTGGGCCCCAACGCCTGTGGCAAATCGACCCTGTTGCGGTCGCTCGTACGACTGCTGCGCCCCCACGAAGGGCACGTCGAGTTCGACGGCCGCGAAGTCGGCGGCTACCCCGCCAAGGCCCTCGCCAAGCAGCTCGGCTTCCTGCCGCAGGACCCCCTCGCCCCCGAGGACATCAAGGTCCGCCAGCTCGTCGCCAGGGGCCGCTTCCCGCACCAGTCGCTGCTCGCCCTGCGCTCGCCGGACGACGACGCGGCCATCGACGAGGCGATGGTGGCCGCAGGGGTCGAGGACCTCGGCGACCGTCCCGCGCAGCAGCTGTCCGGCGGACAGCGCCAGCGCGTGTGGATGGCGATGGTCCTCGCCCAGGAGACGCCCTACCTCCTGCTCGACGAACCGACGTCGTTCCTCGACATCACCCACCAGTACCAACTGCTCGGCCTGCTCGCCAGGTTGCGCGACGAGGGCCGCACCGTCATCGCCGTACTCCACGACATCAACCAGGCGTGCCGCTTCGCCGACCACCTCGTCGCCATGAAGGACGGCCGGGTCGTCGCCGAGGGCGACCCCGGGGACATCGTGGACGCCGCGCTGATCAAGGACGTCTTCGACCTGCCCAGCGTCATCGTCCCCGACCCGGTCACCGCCACGCCGATGGTCGTCCCCACCCTGCAAGGAGAGTAA